GGTGATTGAAACATTAGATGACTTGCTGGAGATCAATCCCGAAAAAGCGGGAATCGTATTTCAGACCACGCAGGAATATTCGAAATTTAAGAAATTTGAAAATTATATCAAAGAGCAGAATAAAAAGAGCTGGAAAATAAAAAACACGATTTGCGGAGCGACGAAAAGCAATCAGTATTCCGCGGATGAACTGGCTCGCCGGGTCGATGTCATGCTGATTATAGGCGGTAAAAACAGCGGTAACACCCAGCGGCTTGCCGAGATTTGTCAGAAATATACCATCACCTACCATATCGAGACAAAAGACGAACTTCTTCCGGAATGGTTTTGCGCTGTCAAAAAAGTCGGGGTTACGGCGGGAGCTTCCACTCCGCAATGGCTGATTGATGAAGTCGTCGAATCCCTCAATATGTTTGAAATCTCTAAATAGGTTTTTTTCCCTTAACCGTCATTCAACTCAATTTCCGCAATGAATATTTTACATAAATACCATCAAGAGGATTGGCATACCCCTGAAGGAAAAATGCTTCGGGATGTCATCTTCGGACTGAATGACGGATTGGTGACCTCAATCGGTTTTGTTTCGGGTGTCACGGGCGCGGTATTCCAGAATAAGGTTATTGTATTAACGGGAATCGCCCAGATCATCGCCGGTGGTATTGCCATGTTTATTGGGGCCTATTTATCTAACAAATCACAGGAAGAGTTTTTCCTAAAGGAAATTGCCAGGGAAAAGAGAGAAATAAAGGAAATTCCTGAGATCGAAAAACAGGAGATCAGGGATATTTACAGCGATATGGGGTTTTTACCCGACGAAGTCGAAATGATTGTCAAACGAATTACCTCGGATGAAAAACTTTGGGTTCGTTTCATGATGAGAGAGGAGTTAGGAATCCTGGAAGAGGAGATGAAGAGTCCGGTGAAAGCCGGTATGATTATGGGCGGAACATTCATGCTTGGCGGGGTATTCCCGTTATTTCCTTATTTTTTTATTCAAAATACTTTCATGGCTCTAAAGGTCAGTATTTTTGTTTCCGCTTTAGTTTTCTTTACAATTGGCGTTGGGAAATCGACCCTGACTAAAACCCACTGGTTTAAAAGCGGGGTGCAAGTGACCTTCCTGGGAGGATTGGCGGCTCTGGTTGGCTTTCTGATCGGGA
The nucleotide sequence above comes from Nitrospirota bacterium. Encoded proteins:
- a CDS encoding VIT1/CCC1 transporter family protein, whose amino-acid sequence is MNILHKYHQEDWHTPEGKMLRDVIFGLNDGLVTSIGFVSGVTGAVFQNKVIVLTGIAQIIAGGIAMFIGAYLSNKSQEEFFLKEIAREKREIKEIPEIEKQEIRDIYSDMGFLPDEVEMIVKRITSDEKLWVRFMMREELGILEEEMKSPVKAGMIMGGTFMLGGVFPLFPYFFIQNTFMALKVSIFVSALVFFTIGVGKSTLTKTHWFKSGVQVTFLGGLAALVGFLIGKGIGMFIT
- the ispH gene encoding 4-hydroxy-3-methylbut-2-enyl diphosphate reductase, coding for MEIEIARHSGFCFGVKEAIVKATEIAKESPLPTKTFGPLIHNPQEITRLHDEYGIEKVESFDDFYDGNLVIRAHGVPPEEYEKARKNKLNVVDATCRFVVDVQEYAIEFCKKGYHLIVVGEKHHAEVKGIIGHAVHASPDAKVSVIETLDDLLEINPEKAGIVFQTTQEYSKFKKFENYIKEQNKKSWKIKNTICGATKSNQYSADELARRVDVMLIIGGKNSGNTQRLAEICQKYTITYHIETKDELLPEWFCAVKKVGVTAGASTPQWLIDEVVESLNMFEISK